A region of the Vigna unguiculata cultivar IT97K-499-35 chromosome 9, ASM411807v1, whole genome shotgun sequence genome:
CTTGCACCATCGTACTCTTTCTACTTATTTCGCACACAGAAGGGAGAAATGAATAAAGCTTGAGAAAGGAGTAGTGTGTGAGAGAGTCTCTTGTTTGTGCTTAAATTGCATTAATTTAGacaatgtttttgtttggcAGGGCACCTTTTTTTGAAGTTCAAACTAATGCCTGGGAGTGCTTTTGTGCTATCCATTGGGATCCATCTCATGCTGATTGTGCTGTACCCCAGgtgaaatatatttaactcttcaGCTTTCTCCTTTCTGTTGATTGTCTTGTCATGAAGGTGTCACTTTTTAATTCTGAATTGAAAaacctaactttttttttttcattttctaccTATTTGCTTAACCAAGCGTGAACATGAAATATTATGCTGAagtatttcatttattatgatTGGAGTATTCCTTTTACTTTGGTTGAATATGGTCAGATCTCTATGCTCTCGCACAGACATATTGTTGTGTTCAATGGAGTGCATGAATATAACACAGATACAAGTATTCAGAACAATCAGTACAGGGGACACAACATATATGGCAAAAATACAAGACACAATAACATCACAGCTAATATATCAACGagtcttaaattttatataaaacttaaCATTGAGATGTTAAGCATGAGACAGCTAGCTTGTCAGACatgttcaaataaataaaaatatatttaaaatatttgatactgaaatccaatttaaattatagtagaGGTACAGTGAGTAGTATTTTGTGCCTTTCATGTATTCGACATGAATATGGATCTGGACAAGGCATAGCTCATTGTATTCGTATCATAAATTAGACAGTAAAATTATCATGTTAAATCCTTTATTTTGAtcatttcaaatattatcatcTTTCATTAAATCCTATCCGTTTCACCTATATATTTGCTGCAGGAGCTTGAAACAGATCAAGTATTGAAGCAACTGAAGTATGTGGAAGTGGTATGGAAACTGCATAACtttcattattgtatttatGTCAAAGGAATATTTGGTGATTGATTAGCAGTTTGCATTTTTATACTTCTGTGCTAATAAGGGTTAATATTTTAACGAGGCTTGAATTGGTTTGATTAGTAAGGGACAAGGACAAAGGCAAAGGCTTTTAAAATGTATCCCagttaaaaaatttacagaAATATTGTTTACATGCTTAAACACAGTACACATAAATTTTGCTTTTTGCCATACTATATTGCCTTTGCTTACAGTTTACTCCTTACATGCTCATACAGCTACGGCCACGAATTTCTGCTAAAAGGAAAAAATCAGATTGCACACAAGATATGGATTGAAGTCGGGTGGGTGAGAGAGCTGGACATTTTGTTCTTGTACATGCCATGCTACTATTTCCCATACAACCCAATTTTCGATGTTCCATGCTCATGCCTTCCgctgttattttgtttttaaggCATGACATGATGATAGTGGATTTCCAACAtaatatttccattttttttttcttttcttttttgcttaCATGTGTATTGCGGGTAGAGGAGACAGTGAAATGAACCGTCATAACTTGGGTGTAATTTCGCCCATCTGAGGGGCTCCATATCTGAGTGATgctcaatttcattttttggtTTGTCTTTTCCGAAGCAAGAATTTGGATTTATGTACTCCATCCgaattcaaatatgaaaaaaatagtcctatttttgttttaactcCGAAGGAAATATGGAGAAAAATATCTTCAAGTGAGTGTTATTTGAAGATttcaaatttgttaagttttatGGTAAGGTGAACCGGAAGACGAATTTTGCGATATTGGATAATCCCTTCTATTTGTTGTCTCCCTGACAGAAAATTTTTGTAGTCAAGTTTGATTGAAACTGATGCGAAAAGGTATTGGATACACAGTTTTCCTTATTGAAATTTGAATTGTGCGCAATTCATGGTTTTTATTGACTGCACCTCCTCAGTTTCTTCGGTCACTCCCTCAAATTTCTAAAAAGATCATTTTACTACTTCAAAacgtttttgatttttttttttttgaaacaagttttttaaaatttctgaaATCAGATTTTTggaataagatttttaaaacaattttgagaagtaaatttccaaaataagaatttcataatttctgttttGGAATATACGAAGTacattttgaaatgaaatattCGAAACACATTTAATAGTattaaaaagaagagaaataaagatatttatttttgcacctctttattTTCCTTCTCCACCCCTCTAAATGTGAACAtcctaacaattttttttaaattttagattatgtaattcataatttatttttgactttCACATCACATGATCAGTAATTTATCTTTTcgcataaaaaatattttagattacattattaatttttttttacataaaagtttttaatacaccatataaaagtaattattttgtaaaaataacttttaaattacgtaatttgaaaatatttttcaaattaaaaatctttatttattaatttttctattgtataattcaaaattgtcttcttaataaaacattttaaaatgcaGAATCCAATTTCATGATACAAGGCAAAGAAAGACAAGGGAAACAAGAACAGAAGAGACAAAGGGATAATTTGGTCTTTTAACTATCCAATGGGTGCACATGCAAAGTACATGTGGAAAAAGAAATAGCCTAGAAATAAAGATGATTGAGAAGGAAGGAACGGAACTGAACGTCAGCTAACTGTCCCTCGTGAATATATAATCTGGTCACAGCACGCATCAAATTCGTTTTGATACATCAGCATCAGCACCGCAAGAAAAGTGAACCCTAAGTAAGATGCCGAAGAAGATGGGGGTGAACACCAAGGCGGAGGCGGCGAGGGCGCGTAAGAGCGCGGCGGAAACGGAGCGCAAGGAGAAGGAGACTCGACAAAAGGAGGATCAGTACTGGCAAGAGGCCGAGGGCTCCAAGTCACGTGCCGCCAAGAAGAAGGAGGAAGAGGCAGAAAAGAGGGCCGAAGCAGCCGCGCGTCGGGCGGAGGCGCGTAGGTTGGCGGAGCAGGAGGAGAAGGAGCTGGAGAAGGCGATGAAAAAGGTGGACAAGAAGGCGAACCGGGTGTCGATACCCGTGCCGAAGGTAACGGAGGTGGAGCTGAGGCAGCGGCGGGAACAGGAGCAGGCGGAGGCTGAGAGGAAGGCGGAGGAGGTGAAGAAGCGGCAGAGTCGCACTGCTGCAGAAGAGGAGTACGAGAGAATGGTTCTGGTGTCCAACACTAATCGTGACGATTCTATCATCGAAGCGAGATCTTTGGATGATGCCATCGCTCAGATGACCGTCGTCGACAACTTGCCCCCCGATCGCCATCCCGAGAGGCGCCTCAAGGCCTCCTTCAAGGTATAAATTCattctatttttcactttttatcatttatttgaaTTCGATCCGCTAACCATACCTTGCAGGCATTCGAAGAAGCTGAACTCCCTAAGCTGAAAGAAGAGAAACCGGGTCTTACTCATAATCAGTACAAGGACTTGATATGGAAGCTATGGAAGAAATCTCCTGACAATCCTCTTAATCAAGTAAgtcatcttttttcttttatcagcGATTAGCTTGGCGTCTTCTTTTCGATAGTGACTCTATTTCAAGTTACTTGCTTATACTTTTAATTGCTTGCCCTATGGACAGATTGCAGAGTGAATGATCAGCTGCAGCTGGATTGTAACCGAATGCAGCAGCCTCTTCTAGTGGCCATTTTCATGGCGTGGTGGATCCATTTCTAGTTGGTAAAATTATAATGCCTGCTCATCTGCATGTCCCCCAAATTCCCAATTAGGCGATAGGAACAGCTTACCTTTCTTCCCTGTCTCTCTTAAACTTACATGTTATCACAGGCTTCATTTCCTTTCTTGTTCTGATCCCGCTGCATGCAGAGTATCAAATTGTTCACCTTCTGGACTTGCACAGACATTGTTGCCATCAACTTTGAATTGGACTGCTCTGCTCGGGATAAGGGGTTTCTAAACTACATTGTATTTAAATTCAACA
Encoded here:
- the LOC114195842 gene encoding coiled-coil domain-containing protein 124, with the protein product MPKKMGVNTKAEAARARKSAAETERKEKETRQKEDQYWQEAEGSKSRAAKKKEEEAEKRAEAAARRAEARRLAEQEEKELEKAMKKVDKKANRVSIPVPKVTEVELRQRREQEQAEAERKAEEVKKRQSRTAAEEEYERMVLVSNTNRDDSIIEARSLDDAIAQMTVVDNLPPDRHPERRLKASFKAFEEAELPKLKEEKPGLTHNQYKDLIWKLWKKSPDNPLNQIAE